Proteins encoded in a region of the Planococcus citri chromosome 1, ihPlaCitr1.1, whole genome shotgun sequence genome:
- the LOC135841721 gene encoding cytochrome P450 4C1-like: MALLGIFDIFDPASLLILLGISLITFLIKYTLTQCQRDPRMVKFAKTLPGPTALPLIGNSLMFHFKEDPLKLAVKYNRKYGDTYRLWLSKYLAVTFCNVDDLENVFMNSKMLGKPKLFQPFQDFFGDGIFITRSIPKWKKHRKYFFPVLSRNALPRYTSIINEKTEFVAKKMQDLVDGPEFDAWDYMPNLAFDIILKSAMNVDLDWNDSSLLQYYNATLEGMDICFRKVLSPWLQHKVVNYFLYKKKSQKHRRTAEEFLRKLIKEKKHEILSEIEAHKNKVGANPEDVPAKRFLTLAYELSESENDENTMLDELIIILAGGTDPALITSLFLLMVAMHPHIQDKLYDELYEIFGDSDRPADENDVERLPYLDQVIKETLRRFPLPMIVREAEEDVKIGDRIIPADTIVIVSISAVHFNPKYYPDPWKFNPDHFSPENVGKRPKLAFLAFSAGPRMCIGYNFGMLETKLTLSALLRKFTFYTNMKLEDVHTDNGFAMTSVNGYKLSITSRVRKPSYLKK; the protein is encoded by the exons ATGGCATTACTTGGAATTTTCGACATATTCGATCCTGCATCGCTGTTGATTCTTTTGGGAATAAGCTTGATTACATTTTTGATAAAGTACACACTAACTCAATGTCAAAGAGACCCTCGTATggtgaaatttgccaaaaccTTGCCAGGCCCTACAGCATTGCCTTTGATTGGGAATAGTTTGATGTTTCACTTCAAAGAAG ATCCGTTGAAGCTGGCTGTCAAATACAATAGAAAATACGGCGATACGTATCGATTGTGGTTAAGCAAATACCTTGCGGTAACTTTTTGCAACGTTGACGATTTAGAG AACGTTTTCATGAACTCGAAAATGTTGGGAAAACCGAAACTTTTTCAACCATTTCAAGATTTCTTTGGTGATGGGATATTCATTACACGCTCTA ttccaaaatggaaaaagcacAGAAAATACTTTTTCCCCGTGCTAAGCCGCAATGCATTACCGAGATACACATCTATAATTAATGAGAAAACTGAATTTGTGGctaaaaaaatgcaagatttaGTAGACGGTCCGGAATTCGACGCTTGGGATTACATGCCGAACTTGGCTTTCGATATTATTCTAA AATCAGCAATGAATGTTGATTTGGATTGGAATGATAGTTCACTTCTGCAGTACTACAATGCGACCCTTGA aggCATGGACATATGTTTTAGAAAAGTTCTATCGCCTTGGTTGCAACACAAAGTCGTTAATTACTTTTTATACAAGAAGAAATCTCAAAAACATCGAAGAACAGCTGAAGAATTCCTACGAAAA CTgattaaagagaaaaaacatgaaattttaagtGAAATAGAAGCTCATAAAAACAAAGTTGGAGCCAATCCAGAAG ATGTTCCAGCAAAACGATTTCTAACATTAGCTTACGAATTATCGGAAtcagaaaatgatgaaaacactATGCTTGATGAACTTATCATAATACTTGCAGGG GGGACAGATCCAGCACTCATAACTTCGTTGTTCCTATTGATGGTAGCTATGCATCCACATATACAG GATAAATTATACGACGAGctgtatgaaatttttggagacaGTGATAGACCAGCTGATGAAAATGATGTGGAACGATTACCATACCTGGATCAAGTTATAAAAGAAACCTTGCGAAGATTTCCTTTGCCTATGATAGTTCGTGAAGCCGAAGAAGATGTCAAAATAG GAGATCGAATTATTCCGGCAGATACTATTGTAATTGTATCGATTTCTGCGGTACATTTCAATCCTAAATACTACCCCGATCCTTGGAAGTTCAATCCGGATCATTTCAGCCCCGAAAATGTAGGAAAACGTCCCAAATTGGCATTCTTAGCGTTCAGTGCCGGCCCCAGAATGTGTATAG GCTACAATTTTGGTATGCTCGAAACAAAACTAACCCTGAGTGCGTTGCTGAGAAAATTCACGTTTTATACAAATATGAAATTGGAAGACGTTCATACGGATAATGGATTCGCAATGACTTCTGTGAATGGATATAAGTTGTCTATTACATCGCGAGTTAGGAAACCTTCTTatttaaagaaataa
- the LOC135841746 gene encoding cytochrome P450 4C1-like isoform X2 codes for MELLGVLNVFDPASLLILLGISLLTFLIKYTITQCQRDPRMVKFAKTLPGPPALPLVGNSLKFHSKEDPVKLAVEYNRKYGDTYRLWLSKYLAITFCNVDDLENIFMNSKMLKKPKLFQPLQDFFGDGILITSSIPKWKKHRKYFFPVLSRNALPRYTSIINEKTELVAKKMQDLVDGPEFDAWDYMPNLAFDIILKSMMNVDLDWNDSSLLQYYNASLEGLDICFRKVLSPWLQHKVIDYFLYKKKSQTHRRTAEEFLRKLIEEKKHEILSEIEAHKTTVGANPEDVPAKRFLTLAYELADSENDENSMLDELIIILAGDKLYDELYEIFGDSDRPADENDVERLLYLDQVIKETLRRFPIPMILREAEEDVKIGDRIIPANTIVIVSISAVHLNPKYYPDPWKFNPDNFSPENVGKRPKLAFLAFSAGPRMCLGYNFGMLETKLTLSALLRKFTFYTNMKLEDVYTDNGFAMTSVNGYKLSITSRVRKPSYLKK; via the exons ATGGAATTACTCGGTGTTCTCAACGTATTCGATCCTGCATCGCTGTTGATTCTTCTGGGAATAAGCTTGCTCACGTTTTTAATCAAGTACACAATAACTCAGTGTCAAAGAGACCCTCGTATggtgaaatttgccaaaaccTTGCCAGGCCCTCCAGCGTTGCCTTTAGTTGGGAATAGTCTGAAGTTTCATTCCAAAGAAG ATCCGGTAAAGCTGGCTGTTGAATACAATAGAAAATACGGCGATACGTATCGATTATGGTTGAGCAAATACCTTGCGATAACGTTTTGCAACGTTGACGATTTAGAG AACATTTTTATGAACtcgaaaatgttgaagaaaCCGAAACTCTTTCAACCACTTCAGGATTTCTTTGGTGATGGGATACTGATTACAAGTTCTA TTCCGAAATGGAAAAAGCACAGAAAATACTTTTTCCCTGTACTAAGCCGCAACGCATTACCAAGATACACATCTATAATTAATGAGAAAACTGAATTGGTGGctaaaaaaatgcaagatttaGTAGACGGTCCGGAATTCGACGCTTGGGATTACATGCCGAACTTGGCTTTCGATATTATTCTCA AATCAATGATGAATGTCGATTTGGATTGGAATGACAGTTCACTTCTGCAGTACTACAATGCGAGCCTCGA AGGCTTGGACATATGTTTTAGAAAAGTTCTATCGCCTTGGTTGCAACACAAAGTCATTGATTACTTTTTATACAAGAAGAAATCTCAAACACATCGAAGAACAGCTGAAGAATTCCTACGAAAA CTGattgaagagaaaaaacatgaaattctaAGTGAAATAGAAGCTCATAAAACCACAGTTGGAGCCAACCCAGAAG atgtTCCAGCAAAACGATTTCTAACATTAGCTTACGAATTAGCAGACtcagaaaatgatgaaaacagtATGTTGGATGAACTTATCATAATACTTGCAGGG GATAAATTATACGACGAGCTGTACGAAATTTTTGGAGACAGTGATAGACCAGCTGATGAAAATGACGTGGAACGATTGCTATATCTAGATCAAGTTATAAAAGAAACCTTGCGACGATTTCCTATACCTATGATACTTCGTGAAGCTGAGGAAGATGTTAAAATAG GAGATCGAATTATTCCGGCAAATACCATCGTAATTGTATCTATTTCTGCGGTACACTTGAATCCTAAATACTACCCGGATCCTTGGAAGTTCAATCCGGATAATTTCAGTCCAGAAAATGTAGGAAAACGTCCCAAACTGGCATTTTTAGCATTCAGTGCAGGTCCCAGAATGTGTTTAG GCTACAATTTTGGTATGCTCGAAACAAAACTAACGCTGAGTGCGTTGCTGAGAAAATTCACGTTCTATACAAATATGAAATTGGAAGATGTTTATACGGATAATGGATTCGCAATGACTTCCGTGAATGGATATAAGTTGTCTATTACATCGCGAGTTAGGAAACCTTCTTatttaaagaaataa
- the LOC135841746 gene encoding cytochrome P450 4C1-like isoform X1 yields the protein MELLGVLNVFDPASLLILLGISLLTFLIKYTITQCQRDPRMVKFAKTLPGPPALPLVGNSLKFHSKEDPVKLAVEYNRKYGDTYRLWLSKYLAITFCNVDDLENIFMNSKMLKKPKLFQPLQDFFGDGILITSSIPKWKKHRKYFFPVLSRNALPRYTSIINEKTELVAKKMQDLVDGPEFDAWDYMPNLAFDIILKSMMNVDLDWNDSSLLQYYNASLEGLDICFRKVLSPWLQHKVIDYFLYKKKSQTHRRTAEEFLRKLIEEKKHEILSEIEAHKTTVGANPEDVPAKRFLTLAYELADSENDENSMLDELIIILAGGTDPALVTSLFLLMVAMHPDIQDKLYDELYEIFGDSDRPADENDVERLLYLDQVIKETLRRFPIPMILREAEEDVKIGDRIIPANTIVIVSISAVHLNPKYYPDPWKFNPDNFSPENVGKRPKLAFLAFSAGPRMCLGYNFGMLETKLTLSALLRKFTFYTNMKLEDVYTDNGFAMTSVNGYKLSITSRVRKPSYLKK from the exons ATGGAATTACTCGGTGTTCTCAACGTATTCGATCCTGCATCGCTGTTGATTCTTCTGGGAATAAGCTTGCTCACGTTTTTAATCAAGTACACAATAACTCAGTGTCAAAGAGACCCTCGTATggtgaaatttgccaaaaccTTGCCAGGCCCTCCAGCGTTGCCTTTAGTTGGGAATAGTCTGAAGTTTCATTCCAAAGAAG ATCCGGTAAAGCTGGCTGTTGAATACAATAGAAAATACGGCGATACGTATCGATTATGGTTGAGCAAATACCTTGCGATAACGTTTTGCAACGTTGACGATTTAGAG AACATTTTTATGAACtcgaaaatgttgaagaaaCCGAAACTCTTTCAACCACTTCAGGATTTCTTTGGTGATGGGATACTGATTACAAGTTCTA TTCCGAAATGGAAAAAGCACAGAAAATACTTTTTCCCTGTACTAAGCCGCAACGCATTACCAAGATACACATCTATAATTAATGAGAAAACTGAATTGGTGGctaaaaaaatgcaagatttaGTAGACGGTCCGGAATTCGACGCTTGGGATTACATGCCGAACTTGGCTTTCGATATTATTCTCA AATCAATGATGAATGTCGATTTGGATTGGAATGACAGTTCACTTCTGCAGTACTACAATGCGAGCCTCGA AGGCTTGGACATATGTTTTAGAAAAGTTCTATCGCCTTGGTTGCAACACAAAGTCATTGATTACTTTTTATACAAGAAGAAATCTCAAACACATCGAAGAACAGCTGAAGAATTCCTACGAAAA CTGattgaagagaaaaaacatgaaattctaAGTGAAATAGAAGCTCATAAAACCACAGTTGGAGCCAACCCAGAAG atgtTCCAGCAAAACGATTTCTAACATTAGCTTACGAATTAGCAGACtcagaaaatgatgaaaacagtATGTTGGATGAACTTATCATAATACTTGCAGGG GGAACAGATCCAGCACTCGTAACCTCATTGTTCCTATTAATGGTAGCTATGCATCCAGATATACAG GATAAATTATACGACGAGCTGTACGAAATTTTTGGAGACAGTGATAGACCAGCTGATGAAAATGACGTGGAACGATTGCTATATCTAGATCAAGTTATAAAAGAAACCTTGCGACGATTTCCTATACCTATGATACTTCGTGAAGCTGAGGAAGATGTTAAAATAG GAGATCGAATTATTCCGGCAAATACCATCGTAATTGTATCTATTTCTGCGGTACACTTGAATCCTAAATACTACCCGGATCCTTGGAAGTTCAATCCGGATAATTTCAGTCCAGAAAATGTAGGAAAACGTCCCAAACTGGCATTTTTAGCATTCAGTGCAGGTCCCAGAATGTGTTTAG GCTACAATTTTGGTATGCTCGAAACAAAACTAACGCTGAGTGCGTTGCTGAGAAAATTCACGTTCTATACAAATATGAAATTGGAAGATGTTTATACGGATAATGGATTCGCAATGACTTCCGTGAATGGATATAAGTTGTCTATTACATCGCGAGTTAGGAAACCTTCTTatttaaagaaataa